In one Bradyrhizobium cosmicum genomic region, the following are encoded:
- a CDS encoding M23 family metallopeptidase, with protein MNHRTSRGAYGRETGIIDLGHEPPLSVDGSEAAVIDRRRVSVQWFSGTILTGLCGAALIGGAVFASLDGEMTFAKVPERVEGALRGAFGAADRAATLHKSDRLPPPNESSASRNIVRVSTVARVGNRDVMRVRPFIRIAGNLSMTTSDLSAKIPPFNAQRLLTDVGSDPKTASEDPNNPEAVEPDAEVSFVTKDLSPVLPKAKISAVVALDDILMRVRDAANWRGNGGVRYASLANAAADVSGATGKSDISGSDMKMAYATEVSPSDPYAGFETRVVPENVTLLPKTKEQITGGNPNGERVHVVKKGDTVSAVLRDLGATAEEIKAITATLGPRGRDGGLKEGERLRILMAPASPGARLQPYRVVVANDTMVEAIAALSDLGKYVAVDVSSMNTVADAAASANSDDDDDDDGTGVRLYQSIYETAMRNKVPMPVIEDMIKIYSYDVDFQRKVQPGDSFDVFYAGEDEGVTASEKNDVLFASLTIGGETKKYYRYQSPDDGVVDYYDETGKSAKKFLVRKPVNTAIMRSGFGGRRHPILGFVKMHTGVDWATSYGTPIFASGNGVIEKAGPEGGYGKYIRIKHSNGYETAYGHMSAFAKGMEPGKKVRQGQVIGFVGSSGMSTGPHVHYEILVNGRFVDPMRVKLPRGRSLEGPMMAGFEKERDRLDGMMSGRNGAIARMSDATGGPLQVTNR; from the coding sequence TTGAACCACAGGACGTCACGCGGCGCTTACGGGCGTGAAACCGGGATCATCGATCTCGGCCACGAGCCGCCGCTGTCCGTCGACGGTTCAGAAGCTGCCGTCATCGATCGCCGTCGCGTTTCGGTGCAATGGTTCAGCGGCACAATCCTGACCGGACTCTGCGGCGCAGCCTTGATCGGCGGCGCCGTTTTCGCGTCTCTGGACGGCGAAATGACCTTCGCCAAGGTGCCGGAGCGCGTCGAAGGTGCGCTGCGTGGCGCCTTCGGCGCCGCCGATCGCGCCGCCACGCTGCACAAGAGCGACCGCCTGCCGCCGCCGAACGAATCCTCCGCCTCGCGCAACATCGTGCGCGTCTCGACGGTCGCCCGCGTCGGCAACCGCGACGTGATGCGCGTGCGCCCCTTCATCCGGATCGCCGGCAACCTGTCGATGACGACGAGCGACCTGTCCGCGAAAATTCCGCCGTTCAACGCGCAACGCCTGCTCACCGACGTAGGCTCCGATCCGAAGACCGCATCCGAAGATCCGAACAATCCGGAAGCCGTCGAGCCCGACGCCGAGGTCTCCTTCGTCACCAAGGACCTGTCGCCGGTGCTGCCGAAGGCGAAGATTTCCGCGGTGGTGGCGCTCGACGACATCCTGATGCGAGTGCGCGACGCCGCCAACTGGCGCGGCAATGGCGGGGTACGTTACGCCTCGCTCGCCAATGCCGCCGCCGACGTCTCCGGCGCGACCGGCAAGTCCGACATCAGCGGGTCCGACATGAAGATGGCCTATGCCACCGAAGTGTCGCCGTCCGATCCCTATGCCGGCTTCGAGACGCGCGTGGTGCCTGAAAACGTCACGCTGCTGCCGAAGACCAAGGAACAGATCACCGGCGGCAATCCCAATGGCGAGCGCGTCCATGTCGTCAAGAAGGGCGACACCGTTTCCGCCGTCCTGCGCGATCTCGGCGCGACGGCCGAGGAAATCAAGGCGATTACCGCCACGCTTGGCCCCCGCGGCCGGGACGGCGGTCTGAAGGAAGGCGAAAGGCTCCGCATCCTGATGGCGCCCGCAAGCCCCGGCGCGAGGCTGCAGCCCTACCGCGTCGTCGTCGCCAACGACACCATGGTCGAGGCGATCGCCGCGCTGTCCGATCTCGGCAAATACGTTGCGGTCGACGTTTCCAGCATGAACACCGTTGCGGACGCTGCGGCCAGCGCCAACAGCGACGACGATGACGACGATGACGGCACTGGCGTGCGGCTCTACCAGAGCATCTACGAGACCGCGATGCGCAACAAGGTGCCGATGCCGGTCATCGAGGACATGATCAAGATCTACTCCTACGACGTCGATTTCCAGCGCAAGGTACAGCCCGGCGATTCCTTCGACGTGTTCTACGCCGGCGAGGACGAGGGCGTGACGGCGAGCGAAAAGAACGACGTGCTGTTCGCCTCGCTCACGATCGGCGGCGAGACCAAGAAATACTACCGCTACCAGAGCCCCGACGACGGCGTCGTCGACTACTATGACGAGACCGGCAAGAGCGCGAAGAAGTTCCTGGTCAGGAAGCCCGTCAACACCGCCATCATGCGCTCCGGCTTCGGTGGCCGCCGCCATCCGATTCTGGGCTTCGTGAAGATGCATACCGGCGTCGATTGGGCCACCTCCTACGGCACGCCGATCTTCGCCTCCGGCAACGGCGTGATCGAAAAGGCCGGCCCCGAGGGCGGCTACGGCAAATACATCCGCATCAAGCATTCCAACGGCTACGAGACCGCCTACGGCCACATGTCGGCTTTCGCCAAGGGCATGGAGCCCGGCAAGAAGGTTCGGCAGGGCCAGGTCATCGGCTTCGTCGGCTCCAGCGGCATGTCGACCGGCCCGCACGTCCACTACGAAATCCTGGTCAACGGCCGTTTCGTCGATCCGATGCGCGTGAAGCTGCCGCGCGGCCGCTCGCTGGAAGGTCCGATGATGGCAGGCTTCGAGAAGGAGCGCGACCGCCTCGACGGCATGATGAGCGGCCGCAACGGCGCCATCGCGAGGATGTCGGATGCGACGGGTGGACCGTTGCAGGTGACGAACCGGTAG